TACGTTTATCCAGTAGTTTAATGATCAGAGAGTATTTCCATGGTTGATACATTCTGCTTTTGTCATCCTCTGAAAGTTGAATTGTTCTTATGCCTTCGTGTAATTCATTTGAGGTTAAAGCCATGAAATCCTCTGCTTTGTTGTGCTCTTTTTTTACATGGTCGTTTTCCACCATATCAATATGCATCATATATTCTGATGCTAATAGTTTTTCTTTGAAGGATGATTGGTGGCTTGTAGTTGTAGTGATAATATTTGTTGTAATGATTTCTGGTGGTTTGGGTGGGATGTGCTGGGCTTCTTTATCAGCTTCTTCTTTCTCCATGGATGATATGTTTTAATATAAGACTCCATGTACTTATTAAAAGTGCACCCATTTCCACCATCCAATTATGCTATTACCAAtacttctttttaattaaaaaaaagtcaaaatacAATATTGATGGGTCGGCTGAAACTAATTACATTTTCTAGCCtaaaaatgtataaaataataatttttagtacgggctaaaagtgaaaaaagcccTAATTACTTTTTAGGAGCAGCTAAAAATATACCTTTCTTAAAAAAATCAATAGTGTCCAATTAAATCAGTGGAATTTGAGTAAAAATTGTGTTGGGTAGCcactttttaaagtggtatttactttttatctaGCATTTTCAATGCTTGGCAATAGTAGCCACTagtttattaaaattaatatgaaaagattgtgttaccctttcttctatcttTTTCATGTTAAGGAGAAGAATTGTGATGCCGTCTGTGAGACGGCGACTACCGTGGACTCCATTCGATTTTCTTTTTGTAAGTTATCTCCGATTCTGGATATTTATCATATAATTAGTGGGTTTACGGAGGATATCCACTGATGACAAACATCTTCGTTTTGCATACTGCTACTTGATAGTATGTGCATAAGACACTTGGTAGAAAAGATTTATTAGCAGAAGTTGGTACCTTTCTAGGACAGATTAGAACTATTTCCTCTTAAGATAGTTTGAATGAAGCACCTGCATGGGAAATACACTTGGCAACTAATTTAAAGGATAAACTAGAACTTTTTATTTTGTAGATGGTGATAACTGTCTATCCCGCATATAGCAGGTAATAGTTTCTCTACTTTTGAACTTTtcattacaagttcaaaagttaaggacacttggtcctgaacttcgagttccaagttcaaaagttaagaatacttggtcttgaacttagaattacaagttcaaaagttaaggaaacttggtcctgaacttagattaacaagctcaaaagttaaggacaataggtcctgaagtcctgaacttagactaacaagctcaaaagttaaggataataggttctgaacttaggctaagaagcccaaaagttaagaacaataggtcctgaacttagactaacaagctaagttaaggacaataggtcctgaacttaggctaagaagcccaaaagttaaggataataggtcatgaacttagactaactagctcaaagttaaggacaataggtcctgaacttagactaacaagctcaaaagttaaggacacttggccCTGAACTTACAgtcacaagttcaaaagttaaggacacttggtcctgaacttagactaacaagctcaaaatttaaggacaataggtcctgaacttagacttacaagttcaaaagttaaggataaatagtccttaacttagagttacaagcacagaaattaaggacaggtggtcctgaacttcgagttccaagttcaaaagttaagaacaTGTAGTCTTGaagtcctaaacttagagttgcaagttcaaaagttaaggccATATAGCCCTGAACTTtatgagcagaagggtattttcgtccaggcaggtaaagtttattaaagcactggctaaagactaaaaatattttaaacaatagCTTAAAAGCAAATACTCctttcgtttcaatttatgtgaacctatttcctttttggtccgtgccaaaaagaatgattcctttccttatttggaaacaatttacctttatgcaatgatttatagtcacacaaaatatatgtgcctcattttacaccacaagtttaaaagtctcctcttttttcttgagggagtatATATGTTATTAGTGGGTGCACTTCCCCCGAAATTTGATAAGATCTACACACAAGCCCACTGGACCAGGTCCCTATAATTATTTCGGCACATATGATTTTGGGTTGGACTCAGAGAGGAGCCCAGAACCAGAGCATCAGAACTAGAGTACCCGTTAAACTGTAAACATTTTGGGAGTTTTCATCTCCGGTGGTGGAGTGGTTGTTACGAGTAAACTGGCGGAAATAGATTCGCAGCGGAAGCGTGATTAGATGGGAGAAAACAGCTCTGTCACCGCCGCACCACCACCGCCACGGGGAAAATCCTCCGCCGAGGAGGACGCGCTTCTCAAGCAATTCTTCGCTGAGCTCAGCGAGGTTGAGCGCGATAACGAAGTTAACAGGTCAAGCcccttctctctctctcacacacacacagctTTTTATAGCAGATTAAGTGCAAATTCAAATATTGCTGCTTATATGCTTAATTCTAATTTCTTCGTTTGgtttaaaacttaaaaaatcTGCAGGATACTTTCATGTTTCAAGTTGAATCCATTTGAATACCTTAACATGTCGTTTGATTCATCCATTGACGATGTCAAAAAGCAGTATCGCAAGGTATATGTCTTAAACATCCCCATTGGCCTCAAATGAGTCCATTTTTATATCATATTTTGTGACCCCGCCCTAATATTTTTAACATAAATTACGTATACGCAGTTGTCTTTGCTTGTTCACCCTGATAAGTGCAAGCATCCACAAGCGAAGGAGGCGTTTGGTGGCACTCTGTGTTGTTACTCGTGTAGAGGAGAGTATTGTTATTTTAGATACTTTCTTCGGTGAGGGACTTCTCTATTCAAACAAACATTCATTATGTATTGGATGAATGCTAAGGTTCATATTTCTCAGGTCCTTAAGCCCCCAAGGCTTTGGTTTAGTGGTACAAGCGCAACTTGTGATGTGTGGCTCAGGCACATGTCACGGGTTTGAAtgcctggtatttaagtggagaatgATAGAAGGCAGGCGTATTATCCACTTAATTTCGAACAGTGCGCCACTCGCCCTTGAGGGGTTTCACGGTTATTAAAAGAATTTTTTGGTTTCTTTAGTCTTATAAATGGATCTTTTCACTGAATATTTGAGTTATGATTTAATTGTAATCCCTGTTCTGCTCAGTAGGTTGTTTAATGTTTATAAATTGGTATCTTTCATGTAGAGACTGCCCCTTAAATGATCTTTTTTCATGTATAGACTGCCTGTTAAATGATCGGTTAAAAACATTTTACGTCGAGAAAGATTTTTCATAATGTAAGGCAACCACAGTAGTTGAAAATGGGTAATCCACTAAAGAAAGCAGAAGACTGCAGTTCCTGGGCCATTAATGTGAAACCTATGTTGCTTGGACTCTTTAAAATCCATGCCACACTCGTGTCAACACAACATGGGCGTAGGTGTGGGTGTGGGATGGATACTAGATTTGGTAACTTATCTTGGGTGCTTTGAATACATCTATGACGGAGAAGTATATATTAATGGAGTATTTGGTTAGATTTTTgggtttaatatatatattttggttagattttttttttatatgtatatatatataaaatatgagaATATTTTGCTGTTACGTAATTCTCCTGGGTCATACATGCCTTTTTTTGGATCAACCATGAGAAACACACCACCTTAAATGGAGCTTTACTTTCCATATGTGTTCTCATAGTCTGTTTGTGACCTGTTGTCCAGAAGAAGAGGAGCTGGTATGCAGCTTTCATTGAGAAAAGCTTCTTGTTGTTTCCTTTCCATACTAAGTAATCTTTAAAATTGTTCAACCATAAAATCTTATATTGTCTTGaggaaaaaaaatgcttttgaatcTTGTGATTATGAATATGACATAGTACTAAATGACgataaattttttgaaatatgTGATCTTAAATGTCATAATATTTGTAGAGCTATAAAAACTTGTCATTAAGGGTAGAATGAGAagttaaattgttttcaaatttcaaaaagtaacattttttaaaacaaattaataagaaaaTTGTGTTAATTTTCTTAGGGAGAAGGAGTACATTTTTCCTTGTAAGAACCTAAACATATAATATGCAAGTAAGTTGATGGGTCCCCATTTTCCTCGAATGGTGGCTCTGATGTGTCTTGGGTATATTATACAATATTGGATTAGAGTAATGAGAAACTGAAagtaattatgaaaaataaacctAAGAGAGAGAAATGAATGAACAATAGgaaattgagaatttttgaaagaatatAATTGAATGTTAGTATTAAGTGCTATGGAAAAGAAATCACTGTAGGTTAGCATCACCGAATGCTTTAGTAATTAATTAGCAttcaacttgaaaatcaaaacaaatcattgcaattgaaaattcaaaataaaccACTCAGTGTGTATGTCATCTCTCCTCTGAGATAGCTTCTCTAAACTTATCCAAAAATCAGATGCTCATGCAGAAAAAGGccaagaaaaatctgcaactAATGGTCCCCCTTCAAGAATTTGACAAATAGTGAATACCTCTTTCAAATGAGAGTATAACCTCATAATCGCTTTCCCACACTAAAAAGAAACGGACAATGGAAAAGTCAGCAAAGCGAAGGATGAGTTTTCATGGATTATGGAGCATGGAACACG
Above is a window of Nicotiana tabacum cultivar K326 chromosome 8, ASM71507v2, whole genome shotgun sequence DNA encoding:
- the LOC107797846 gene encoding uncharacterized protein LOC107797846 isoform X1, producing the protein MGENSSVTAAPPPPRGKSSAEEDALLKQFFAELSEVERDNEVNRILSCFKLNPFEYLNMSFDSSIDDVKKQYRKLSLLVHPDKCKHPQAKEAFGGTLCCYSCRGEYCYFRYFLRSLSPQGFGLVVQAQLVMCGSGTCHGFECLVFKWRMIEGRRIIHLISNSAPLALEGFHGY
- the LOC107797846 gene encoding uncharacterized protein LOC107797846 isoform X3 encodes the protein MGENSSVTAAPPPPRGKSSAEEDALLKQFFAELSEVERDNEVNRILSCFKLNPFEYLNMSFDSSIDDVKKQYRKLSLLVHPDKCKHPQAKEAFGGTLCCYSCRGEYCYFRYFLRLS